A region of Salirhabdus salicampi DNA encodes the following proteins:
- the prpE gene encoding bis(5'-nucleosyl)-tetraphosphatase PrpE: protein MKVDVLGDIHGCYEELLALLKKLGYEANDRGIFAHPEGRIPVFVGDLTDRGPQSLNVVKLVYNMIKQDKARYVPGNHCNKLYRYFLGNNVQIKHGLETTVAELESISKQEQEGIKQQFIELYEDAPLYLILDKANAVVAHAGIKEEMIGKTGKRVKTFVLYGDITGKTDEKGMPERRDWAKHYTGKRWIIYGHTPVAKPRIIGKTVNIDTGCVFGGLLTAFRLPEETFVSVPSLQPFNEEKFRTFD, encoded by the coding sequence TTGAAAGTAGATGTTTTGGGAGACATCCACGGTTGCTATGAGGAATTACTAGCCCTTCTTAAAAAATTAGGATACGAGGCGAATGACAGAGGTATCTTTGCCCATCCAGAGGGGAGAATACCCGTGTTCGTAGGAGATTTAACAGACCGTGGACCACAATCCCTAAATGTGGTGAAACTTGTTTATAATATGATAAAACAAGATAAAGCCAGATATGTTCCCGGAAATCATTGTAATAAATTGTACCGTTACTTCTTAGGGAATAATGTACAAATTAAACACGGACTTGAAACGACCGTAGCGGAGCTTGAATCCATTTCGAAACAAGAACAGGAAGGGATAAAACAACAGTTTATTGAGCTTTATGAAGACGCTCCTTTATATCTTATATTAGATAAAGCAAATGCTGTTGTAGCTCACGCTGGTATTAAAGAGGAGATGATCGGAAAAACAGGAAAACGGGTGAAAACATTTGTTTTATATGGGGATATAACAGGAAAAACAGATGAAAAAGGAATGCCTGAACGGCGTGACTGGGCAAAACATTATACCGGTAAGCGCTGGATTATATATGGTCACACTCCAGTTGCCAAACCACGCATCATTGGGAAAACCGTTAATATTGATACAGGTTGTGTGTTTGGCGGCTTATTAACAGCTTTTCGCTTACCAGAAGAAACATTCGTTTCCGTTCCTTCATTACAACCCTTCAATGAAGAAAAGTTTCGCACGTTTGACTAA
- a CDS encoding Ger(x)C family spore germination protein codes for MKKVRVVFFYIAFFLAIFSSNNIETYIVDEIHLITVLGYDLIEKDRLLGTAYVPQYGQDQQITEFQYSDEGSMAHEVVKKLNEQSSETLVAGKLEVLLLNEETAKEGVIKLIDSLQRDPTIGSNLNIAVFEGSTADALKKQYSYKGTGIYLSDLIRQNMESGILPDMNLKEFVYSYYEKGVDPYLPILKAQKDRIVVNGVGLFDEDKYVDKIDTEQTMLFKMLATRSGKGPFIFKDEENDGEDESSLRTRTKRKIKVEMKEQPKVTLHVKVEASIEEYKQQEVTNKVLKRLEKKITKKIKSDGEELIKRFQEHGIDPLEISAYVRSKDRNWDEKKWDDIYPSLEIEVKPEVNITESGVIR; via the coding sequence ATGAAAAAAGTTAGAGTAGTATTTTTTTATATTGCTTTTTTCCTTGCCATTTTTTCTAGTAATAATATAGAGACATATATCGTTGACGAAATTCATTTAATCACTGTGCTTGGCTACGATTTAATTGAAAAAGACCGACTCTTAGGAACTGCATATGTCCCTCAATATGGACAAGATCAACAAATTACCGAATTTCAATATTCAGATGAAGGATCTATGGCACATGAGGTGGTAAAGAAGTTAAATGAACAATCTTCAGAAACGTTAGTTGCAGGTAAGTTAGAAGTTTTATTATTAAATGAAGAGACAGCGAAAGAAGGTGTTATCAAACTCATTGACAGTTTGCAACGTGATCCAACTATAGGTTCCAACTTAAATATCGCTGTATTCGAAGGTTCTACAGCTGACGCGTTAAAAAAACAATATAGCTACAAAGGAACAGGCATTTACTTATCTGACTTAATTCGTCAAAATATGGAAAGTGGTATATTACCTGACATGAATTTGAAAGAGTTTGTATATAGCTATTACGAAAAAGGAGTTGATCCCTATCTGCCGATTTTGAAGGCTCAAAAGGACCGTATTGTCGTTAACGGGGTTGGATTATTTGATGAAGATAAATATGTTGATAAGATTGACACGGAACAAACGATGTTATTTAAAATGCTCGCAACTCGTAGCGGCAAAGGACCTTTCATTTTCAAAGATGAGGAAAATGATGGTGAGGATGAATCGTCATTACGAACACGTACTAAGCGAAAAATAAAAGTGGAAATGAAGGAACAACCTAAAGTCACGCTACATGTAAAAGTGGAAGCATCTATTGAGGAGTACAAGCAACAAGAAGTAACAAATAAAGTACTGAAAAGACTGGAGAAGAAAATTACGAAAAAAATTAAAAGTGACGGCGAAGAGCTAATTAAAAGGTTCCAAGAACACGGTATAGACCCGTTAGAAATTTCCGCTTATGTAAGAAGCAAAGACCGAAACTGGGATGAAAAGAAGTGGGACGACATATATCCTTCTTTAGAAATTGAAGTAAAACCAGAAGTAAACATAACCGAATCAGGTGTCATCCGGTGA
- a CDS encoding GerAB/ArcD/ProY family transporter, with product MGQPIKDQFKVSPNLVFFLITSVQIGIGLLTFQSQIIEPAEQDAWMSVIIAAIATHFILWLIYWMLNKEKSDVIDIHKKVFGKWVGNLFNTILIVYFFLLSTTIVRMYIEIIQVWMFEELNTWSLALVIYPLIFYVITGGFRTVTGICFFGLVIPYYLILTLLSPLEFSHFHNLLPIFDHSIKDIFMSSRLAILSYLGFGTLLLFYPFIQKPETSQKWAHLGLIHTTFIYLLNLMITLSYYSLDYLKDVIWPTLGMWKIVELPFVERFEYIGIVSWFVVSLPNMCLTMWAASRGLKRMANYKQKHNIYLLAIISFMICLYLKDRTMIDKFSTFISNTGLILMYGYIPILCFFYLIRKKVNPRHEKS from the coding sequence ATGGGACAACCTATTAAAGATCAGTTTAAAGTATCACCCAACCTCGTATTTTTTCTTATTACATCTGTGCAAATCGGGATAGGTTTATTAACTTTTCAATCACAGATTATAGAACCAGCCGAACAAGATGCCTGGATGTCTGTGATAATTGCCGCGATAGCTACCCATTTCATATTATGGTTAATATATTGGATGTTGAATAAGGAAAAAAGCGATGTTATAGATATTCATAAAAAAGTATTTGGAAAGTGGGTCGGAAATTTATTTAATACCATTCTCATCGTTTACTTTTTTCTCTTATCTACGACAATTGTTCGAATGTATATTGAAATTATTCAAGTATGGATGTTTGAAGAACTCAATACCTGGTCTTTGGCACTTGTAATTTACCCACTTATTTTTTACGTAATTACCGGTGGTTTCCGTACTGTAACAGGAATATGTTTTTTCGGCCTTGTTATACCTTATTATTTAATATTAACGTTGCTGTCACCTTTAGAGTTTTCACATTTTCACAACTTGTTACCTATATTTGACCATTCAATCAAGGATATTTTTATGTCGTCAAGGTTGGCGATTTTAAGTTATTTAGGCTTCGGCACCCTACTACTTTTCTATCCTTTTATTCAAAAACCGGAGACATCACAGAAGTGGGCACACCTAGGTTTAATCCATACGACATTTATATACTTGCTTAACTTAATGATTACTTTGTCATACTACAGTTTAGATTACTTAAAAGATGTAATTTGGCCAACACTCGGGATGTGGAAAATTGTAGAACTCCCCTTTGTAGAACGGTTTGAATATATTGGGATTGTTTCTTGGTTCGTTGTCTCTTTACCAAATATGTGCTTAACGATGTGGGCAGCTAGTCGCGGATTGAAGCGAATGGCAAATTACAAACAGAAACATAACATTTATCTGCTCGCCATTATTTCGTTTATGATCTGTTTATATTTAAAAGATCGTACAATGATTGATAAGTTTAGCACGTTCATATCAAACACCGGTCTCATATTAATGTACGGTTACATTCCAATCCTTTGTTTCTTCTATTTAATACGAAAAAAGGTGAATCCACGTCATGAAAAAAGTTAG
- a CDS encoding GTP pyrophosphokinase, with protein sequence MNWEILLAPYRQAVNELKVKLKGMRSQFEHESQHSPIEFVTGRVKPIRSIMEKANRKNIPSNQIENEIQDIAGLRVVCQFVGDIYSVVDMLKHRNDFNIIEEKDYITRKKESGYRSYHVIIEYPVETIHGEKKLTAEIQIRTLAMNFWATNEHSLNYKYSGQIPRNIESRLRRAAEAAFQLDEEMSKIRSEIQEAQRIFKKKQDTN encoded by the coding sequence TTGAATTGGGAGATATTATTGGCACCATATAGACAAGCCGTCAACGAATTAAAAGTAAAACTTAAAGGAATGAGATCACAGTTTGAGCATGAATCCCAACACTCACCCATTGAATTTGTAACAGGTCGGGTTAAACCAATCAGGAGTATTATGGAAAAGGCGAACCGAAAAAATATTCCCTCTAATCAAATTGAAAATGAAATTCAAGATATTGCAGGGTTAAGGGTTGTGTGTCAATTTGTTGGTGATATATACTCAGTTGTAGATATGTTGAAACATCGTAATGATTTTAACATTATAGAAGAAAAGGATTATATAACACGTAAAAAGGAAAGTGGATATCGTTCATACCACGTGATTATTGAATATCCCGTTGAAACGATACACGGAGAAAAGAAGCTGACAGCTGAAATACAAATTAGGACATTGGCGATGAATTTTTGGGCCACAAATGAACATTCCCTCAACTATAAATATTCTGGCCAAATTCCGCGAAATATTGAAAGTAGGTTACGCAGAGCAGCTGAAGCGGCGTTTCAGCTTGATGAGGAAATGTCCAAAATTCGTAGTGAGATACAAGAAGCGCAACGAATCTTTAAAAAGAAACAGGATACAAATTAG
- a CDS encoding globin, translating to MNDMSDTIYDGIGGLETIKKLVEAFYVRVAQHPDLAPIFPEDLTETARKQTQFLSQFFGGPPLYIQEHGHPMLRARHLPFEITPTRRDAWLHCMIEAIDETDIQEPYRNAMIERLTMTANHMMNTPEDRKGESL from the coding sequence ATGAATGATATGAGTGATACGATTTATGATGGAATTGGTGGCTTGGAAACCATTAAAAAACTTGTCGAAGCATTTTATGTAAGGGTCGCTCAACATCCTGATTTAGCCCCGATTTTCCCAGAAGATTTAACAGAAACCGCCCGCAAACAAACTCAATTTTTAAGTCAATTTTTCGGTGGTCCTCCTTTATATATTCAGGAACATGGACACCCGATGTTACGGGCACGGCATTTACCCTTTGAGATTACTCCTACCCGACGTGATGCTTGGTTGCATTGTATGATAGAGGCAATAGATGAAACAGATATTCAAGAGCCCTATCGCAATGCCATGATTGAACGGTTAACAATGACTGCTAACCATATGATGAATACTCCAGAAGATCGGAAAGGAGAATCCCTGTGA
- a CDS encoding spore germination protein has product MKLRSSKHDVSNLFQSLSTSNDFIQREVKQHFILSYFKPIIDTKVLHRDLLPNLQANMKSLEDIKEGIPFEQGIITSDPKTIQENLLKGFISIHLKKNAAKILLIPIPLNQSRDVSIPEIEFSVVGPKESFVETLDKNLHLVRKRLKTEQLKVETINVGSLTKTKVAVLYLDGIANKENVQTVIQRIEDIDIDQVIDSSFVSQIISDNQNSPFPQILNTERPDRVTSILAEGKIAIIVDGSPHVLICPTTLVEFFSAFEDYFLNWQIASFFRVLRLFAVSFSILITPIYVAVLTHHYELLPKALLGPLIASRTQVPLPPILEAIFLEMTIELLREAGARLPTKVGQTIGIVGGIVIGTAAVEAGLTSNVLLIIVALAALASFTTPVYNMGNTIRIIRFPFLIFAHIWGLLGIALCFSYILTHLLRLTSIGRPFLQPLFPFNSKDLKDAFVRLPFSMQSKRPKGVLAQNRQRFNRKKVNETNDIDE; this is encoded by the coding sequence ATGAAACTACGCTCTTCGAAACATGACGTTTCTAATTTATTCCAATCATTATCTACATCAAACGACTTTATTCAAAGAGAAGTAAAACAGCATTTTATACTTTCATACTTTAAACCAATTATAGATACGAAAGTGTTGCATCGGGACTTATTACCTAATTTACAAGCTAACATGAAATCTTTAGAGGACATTAAAGAAGGGATACCATTTGAACAAGGCATTATAACGAGTGACCCGAAAACAATCCAAGAAAATTTATTAAAAGGGTTTATTTCCATACACCTTAAGAAAAATGCTGCAAAAATATTACTTATCCCAATTCCTCTAAATCAATCAAGGGATGTCTCAATACCAGAAATTGAGTTTTCAGTTGTTGGACCTAAAGAATCATTTGTTGAAACATTAGATAAGAATTTGCACTTAGTACGTAAACGGTTAAAAACAGAACAGCTTAAGGTTGAAACCATTAATGTAGGAAGCTTAACAAAAACGAAAGTTGCAGTATTATATTTAGACGGTATTGCGAATAAAGAGAATGTCCAAACCGTCATTCAAAGAATTGAAGATATAGATATTGATCAAGTTATTGACAGTTCGTTTGTATCACAAATCATATCCGATAACCAAAATTCACCCTTTCCTCAAATTTTGAATACTGAACGTCCCGATCGTGTTACCTCTATATTAGCAGAAGGAAAAATAGCCATTATTGTTGACGGTTCACCACATGTTCTTATTTGTCCTACGACATTAGTAGAATTTTTTTCAGCGTTTGAAGATTACTTTTTAAATTGGCAAATTGCGTCCTTCTTTCGTGTTCTTAGACTGTTTGCCGTTAGTTTTTCCATCTTAATTACACCTATTTATGTAGCCGTATTGACACATCATTACGAATTGTTACCTAAAGCTTTATTAGGACCGTTAATTGCATCTAGAACACAAGTACCGTTACCGCCTATTTTAGAGGCCATCTTTTTAGAAATGACGATTGAACTGTTACGAGAAGCTGGAGCAAGGCTACCGACAAAAGTCGGTCAAACGATTGGTATCGTTGGTGGTATCGTTATTGGTACAGCAGCTGTAGAGGCGGGTTTAACTAGTAATGTATTGTTAATTATTGTAGCCTTAGCTGCACTTGCCTCTTTTACGACCCCAGTATACAACATGGGGAATACAATTAGAATCATTCGTTTCCCATTTCTCATCTTTGCTCACATATGGGGATTGTTAGGGATTGCGTTATGCTTTAGTTACATATTAACGCACCTTTTGCGCCTAACTTCTATAGGAAGACCCTTTTTACAACCTTTGTTTCCGTTTAACTCAAAAGATTTAAAAGATGCGTTCGTGCGACTTCCGTTTTCTATGCAATCGAAACGACCAAAAGGGGTACTAGCACAAAACCGTCAAAGGTTTAATCGTAAAAAGGTAAACGAGACGAACGACATTGATGAATAG
- a CDS encoding ClpXP adapter SpxH family protein: MTQKGTGHTNNTNIDSQSQYGFFNMLKKPVEVYVFVDPLCADCWAMEPILKKLIIEYGRFFKIRPIISGKMSFLCAENKQKFAKEWNKTASRTGMSCDNDIWIDTPISSPWLTSLAVKAAELQGGKAGTRYLRKVREYLFADKQNITEEHVLLKCAEETHLDMEEFKQDLKSDAAKRALQCDLKLTKEMEVEYLPTIVFFNESEDEEGIKISGLYSYDVYVSVLHEILRKSPRPAVKPTLEEFLRHFKFVATKEVSTVFDWTLEKAEKEMKKLQLKRQVDKVPVKYGTFWRYKEEY, from the coding sequence GTGACACAGAAAGGTACTGGGCATACAAACAACACGAACATAGACAGTCAATCCCAGTATGGTTTTTTTAACATGTTAAAAAAACCTGTTGAAGTATATGTATTCGTTGATCCTTTATGTGCGGACTGTTGGGCAATGGAACCGATCTTAAAAAAGTTAATTATTGAATATGGCCGCTTCTTTAAAATAAGACCCATTATTAGTGGCAAAATGTCTTTTCTATGTGCGGAAAATAAGCAAAAATTTGCAAAAGAATGGAATAAAACAGCGAGTAGAACTGGCATGAGCTGTGATAATGATATTTGGATAGATACACCAATTTCCTCTCCTTGGCTTACTTCATTAGCAGTAAAAGCTGCAGAACTGCAAGGTGGGAAAGCAGGGACACGGTATTTAAGGAAAGTAAGAGAATATTTATTCGCTGATAAACAAAATATTACAGAAGAGCACGTATTATTAAAATGTGCTGAGGAAACACATCTAGATATGGAAGAGTTTAAACAAGATTTAAAATCTGATGCCGCAAAACGTGCTCTTCAATGTGATTTAAAGTTAACAAAAGAAATGGAAGTAGAGTACTTGCCAACCATTGTTTTCTTTAATGAAAGTGAAGATGAGGAAGGGATAAAAATATCAGGGCTTTATTCATATGATGTCTATGTATCTGTTTTACATGAAATATTACGTAAATCCCCCCGTCCTGCTGTTAAGCCAACCTTAGAGGAATTTCTTCGCCATTTTAAATTCGTTGCAACAAAAGAAGTATCAACCGTATTTGATTGGACATTAGAAAAAGCGGAAAAGGAAATGAAAAAACTACAGTTAAAACGACAAGTAGATAAAGTTCCTGTAAAATACGGAACGTTTTGGCGTTATAAAGAAGAATATTAA
- a CDS encoding FtsW/RodA/SpoVE family cell cycle protein, producing MIDKKQPMKVDYFLICIVIILGIISCFTLYTIQPFLPPSIVGTKFYLRQSIWYVVGATVIAVFMLVDYEHLRRLSWVLYSIGILLLAGLFILPAPIVLTLNNATSWYSIPGLNLTFQPGEFMKLLYIITISHVITAHNEKRKKRLFRDDIWLIVKISLIALPPILLVAIQPDLGTALVLSAITAFLILVSGIRWSILITIFSVFIIIIASLISLYFFFPSFVENQLGGTIFNHVFERFEAWMEPESHSDTAGMQILKAMLSIGSGQLVGKGFMNIQVYIPERHTDMIFSAIAEQFGFVGASLLITIFFLLIYRMIHIALECKNPFGSYLCTGVIGMFTYQIIQNIGMSLQLLPITGLPLPFISYGGTSLLAYLVGVGIVLNVRLRTHISMFD from the coding sequence ATGATAGATAAAAAACAACCTATGAAAGTAGATTACTTTTTAATATGTATCGTCATTATACTTGGAATTATAAGCTGTTTTACCCTCTATACGATTCAACCTTTCCTACCACCTTCAATTGTTGGAACGAAATTTTATCTTCGACAATCGATTTGGTACGTCGTTGGTGCTACCGTAATTGCTGTATTTATGCTAGTTGATTATGAACACTTAAGAAGGTTGTCTTGGGTATTATACAGTATCGGAATTCTATTATTAGCTGGATTGTTCATCCTACCAGCCCCTATTGTTTTAACATTAAACAACGCAACGAGTTGGTATTCAATTCCAGGGTTAAATTTAACCTTTCAACCAGGGGAATTTATGAAACTTCTCTATATCATTACAATCAGTCATGTCATTACCGCTCATAATGAAAAAAGAAAAAAGCGACTATTTCGTGATGATATTTGGTTAATTGTTAAAATTTCTTTAATAGCACTCCCACCAATATTACTTGTTGCCATACAACCTGATTTAGGAACAGCTTTAGTTTTATCTGCAATTACTGCGTTTTTAATTCTCGTGTCCGGCATTCGATGGAGCATTCTCATTACAATTTTTTCGGTATTTATTATCATTATTGCTTCCCTTATATCACTTTACTTTTTTTTCCCAAGTTTTGTCGAGAACCAACTTGGGGGAACGATTTTCAATCACGTTTTCGAACGTTTTGAAGCTTGGATGGAACCAGAAAGCCATTCAGATACAGCAGGAATGCAAATATTAAAAGCAATGTTATCGATTGGCTCAGGACAGCTCGTAGGAAAAGGATTCATGAATATACAAGTATATATACCTGAACGCCATACTGATATGATTTTCTCTGCGATTGCAGAACAGTTTGGTTTTGTCGGTGCCAGTTTATTAATTACAATATTCTTTTTATTAATTTATCGAATGATTCATATAGCATTGGAATGTAAAAATCCATTTGGCAGCTACTTATGCACAGGTGTTATTGGAATGTTTACTTATCAAATTATTCAAAATATCGGCATGTCCTTGCAACTATTACCAATTACCGGTCTCCCTTTACCGTTTATAAGCTATGGTGGTACCTCATTGCTAGCTTACCTCGTTGGGGTAGGAATTGTCTTAAACGTACGTTTAAGAACCCACATATCTATGTTTGATTAA
- a CDS encoding RluA family pseudouridine synthase: MKWSIKKEQHGMLVRDYLMSVRAFSRRILKAVKEEGRILRNGQDVTVRETVNQGDIIEVIFPEEKKGRNLEPIPVPLNIVYEDDDIIVMNKEAGIPVIPSNHYRGATIANGLIHHYEKLGLSYTVHIVTRLDKNTSGLMLIAKHRVSHAILAESQKKCQVKRTYMAFVSGHLLQKQGTIHLPIGRKPTSIIEREVRQDGQEATTHYELVKEERTFSILKVQLETGRTHQIRIHFAHIGHPLLGDDLYGGSVELIGRQALHCHELTFPHPFTGENLRFTVDYAEDMERLLI, from the coding sequence ATGAAATGGAGTATTAAAAAGGAACAACACGGAATGCTCGTACGGGATTATTTAATGTCCGTACGAGCATTTTCACGTCGAATATTAAAAGCAGTGAAAGAAGAGGGACGAATCCTACGGAATGGGCAAGATGTAACCGTCCGTGAAACAGTCAATCAAGGGGATATCATAGAAGTAATATTTCCGGAGGAGAAAAAGGGAAGAAATCTTGAGCCAATTCCTGTCCCACTTAATATTGTATACGAAGATGATGACATTATTGTTATGAACAAGGAGGCAGGTATACCTGTAATTCCATCGAACCATTACAGAGGTGCTACCATTGCCAATGGGTTAATTCATCACTACGAAAAGTTAGGATTATCATATACTGTTCATATCGTCACTAGGCTTGATAAAAATACTTCTGGCCTAATGTTAATTGCAAAGCATCGTGTAAGTCATGCCATCCTAGCAGAATCCCAAAAAAAGTGCCAAGTAAAACGTACCTATATGGCATTTGTTTCCGGACATTTGTTACAGAAGCAGGGAACTATTCATCTCCCTATCGGTCGTAAACCTACATCTATTATCGAACGAGAAGTTCGTCAAGATGGACAAGAAGCGACTACGCATTATGAACTTGTAAAGGAGGAACGTACTTTTTCGATATTAAAAGTTCAATTAGAAACAGGGCGAACGCACCAGATTCGAATCCACTTTGCACATATTGGTCATCCTTTGTTAGGAGACGATTTATATGGTGGATCAGTAGAATTAATCGGAAGGCAAGCACTTCATTGTCACGAGTTAACGTTTCCCCACCCTTTTACAGGAGAAAATCTACGTTTTACCGTCGATTATGCCGAAGATATGGAGCGTTTACTCATATAA
- a CDS encoding CYTH domain-containing protein, with product MEEEIEIEFKNLLTKTEYEILLKHLNMSGESGKKQMNYYFETDEFDLKQAGSALRIREKLGTYTCTLKQPHAKGLLETHAQLTKEELFNWKKGNIQLPHPIEEKLKQLQIPIHKLKYRGQLETERIEKNWNNCTVVFDISRYNGNVDYELEVEANSYQEGKRIFQRLLNEVHIPERKTPNKIERFFHTVD from the coding sequence ATGGAAGAAGAAATAGAAATAGAATTTAAAAACTTATTAACAAAAACGGAATATGAAATACTGTTGAAACACCTTAATATGTCAGGTGAAAGTGGAAAAAAACAAATGAATTACTATTTTGAAACCGATGAGTTCGATTTAAAGCAAGCGGGTAGCGCACTTCGTATCCGGGAGAAGCTAGGGACATATACATGTACGCTAAAACAACCACACGCCAAAGGGTTATTAGAAACACATGCCCAACTGACGAAGGAGGAATTATTCAATTGGAAGAAGGGGAACATACAACTTCCACATCCAATTGAGGAAAAATTAAAGCAACTTCAAATTCCCATTCATAAATTGAAATATAGAGGTCAGTTAGAGACTGAACGAATTGAAAAGAATTGGAACAATTGTACCGTCGTTTTCGATATTAGTCGTTACAATGGAAATGTGGACTATGAATTAGAGGTAGAGGCTAACAGTTATCAAGAAGGCAAACGTATCTTTCAACGACTACTTAACGAAGTGCATATACCGGAAAGGAAGACTCCAAATAAAATTGAACGTTTTTTTCATACAGTAGACTAA
- a CDS encoding NAD kinase, whose protein sequence is MRFAILSKGDITSNDIRTKMKNYLCEFDLEYDEIEPDLVISVGGDGTLLHAFHSYVHRLNKTAFIGVHTGHLGFYADWMPKELEKLIIEIAKTPFQVVEYPLLEIVIQPKNGGEEERHIALNETSVKTPEGSVVLDLEIKGEHFETFRGDGLCISTPSGSTAYNKALGGAIIHPSLESIQITEMASINNRVFRTVGSPLILPKHHTCVLKPLNDRSFFITVDHFTKTYKDVKTIQCRVAREKVRFARFRPFPFWKRVHESFIAGEQRER, encoded by the coding sequence ATGAGGTTCGCAATTTTATCTAAAGGTGATATTACTTCTAATGACATTCGTACGAAGATGAAAAACTATTTATGTGAGTTTGATTTGGAATATGATGAAATTGAACCAGATCTTGTTATATCTGTAGGGGGGGATGGTACGTTATTACATGCGTTCCATTCTTATGTTCATAGATTAAACAAGACAGCTTTCATAGGTGTTCATACTGGGCATCTAGGATTTTATGCCGATTGGATGCCAAAGGAATTGGAAAAACTGATTATCGAGATTGCGAAGACGCCGTTTCAAGTTGTTGAGTATCCACTTCTTGAGATTGTCATCCAACCGAAAAACGGTGGAGAAGAAGAGCGACATATTGCGTTAAATGAAACCTCAGTCAAAACACCAGAGGGATCAGTCGTATTAGATTTAGAAATTAAAGGAGAGCATTTTGAAACGTTCCGTGGAGATGGATTATGTATCTCTACTCCATCTGGCAGTACGGCATATAACAAAGCGTTAGGTGGGGCAATTATTCACCCGTCCTTAGAATCAATCCAAATTACAGAAATGGCATCCATCAATAATCGGGTGTTTCGTACAGTGGGATCCCCACTCATATTACCGAAGCATCATACTTGTGTATTGAAGCCGTTGAATGATCGTAGTTTTTTTATTACTGTGGACCATTTTACGAAAACATATAAAGATGTAAAAACCATACAATGTCGTGTTGCACGTGAAAAAGTTAGGTTTGCTCGTTTTCGACCGTTTCCATTTTGGAAAAGAGTCCATGAGTCCTTTATCGCAGGTGAACAACGTGAGAGATAG